From the Cryptomeria japonica chromosome 2, Sugi_1.0, whole genome shotgun sequence genome, one window contains:
- the LOC131054301 gene encoding beta-glucosidase 12 — protein sequence MDTRKCVLCMWLLVVCVSATEKLNRGEFPHGFMFGTGSAAYQYEGAAREGGRSPSIWDTYSHTAGNIVDGSNGDVAVDQYHRYKEDVKLMKMMGMDAYRFSISWSRILPYGSLKGGINKAGVAYYNNLINELLLHGIKPFVTLLHFDTPQALADKYGGFLSQNIVSDFADYSEVCFQEFGDRVKFWVTLNEPHAIAAFGYDSGTAAPGRHTSSNGNLSTGNSATEPYIVAHNLLLAHVAAVSLYKNKYQAVQKGLIGITLDSMKALPYSNTSSDQMAAQRVIDFMFGWFMDPITKGDYPSSMRNLVGPRLPKFSKAQSLMVKGSFDFVGLNYYTTMYAAHVSTSSIKLNTSYSLDSQANLTARRNGILIGPLAGSPWLHVYPQGIRDILDYVKDRYDNPPIFITENGIDEVNNETLSLKEALNDTWRVDYHSQHLWYLHEAIREGSNVRGYFAWSLLDNFEWTSGYTVRFGLHYVDYRNNLKRYPKASARWFHRFLK from the exons ATGGATACCAGAAAATGTGTCCTCTGTATGTGGCTTCTGGTAGTTTGTGTGTCTGCAACTGAAAAATTGAATAGAGGAGAATTTCCTCATGGGTTTATGTTTGGTACAGGCTCTGCTGCATATCAG TATGAAGGAGCGGCCAGAGAGGGAGGAAGAAGCCCAAGCATCTGGGATACTTATTCACATACCGCAG GGAATATAGTGGATGGGAGCAATGGAGATGTTGCTGTAGACCAGTACCACCGCTATAAG GAGGATGTTAAACTTATGAAGATGATGGGCATGGATGCATATAGGTTTTCTATTTCCTGGTCACGGATATTGCCAT ATGGCTCACTAAAAGGCGGGATCAACAAAGCTGGTGTAGCATATTACAACAACCTTATTAACGAACTCTTGTTGCATG GTATTAAGCCTTTCGTGACACTGCTCCATTTCGACACACCACAAGCATTGGCGGATAAATATGGAGGATTTCTCAGTCAAAATATTGT GAGCGATTTTGCAGATTACAGTGAAGTGTGCTTCCAGGAGTTTGGGGATCGAGTGAAATTTTGGGTAACTTTAAACGAACCTCATGCCATTGCTGCTTTTGGATATGACAGTGGAACAGCTGCACCAGGCCGCCATACCAGTAGCAATGGAAATTTAAGCACAGGGAACTCTGCAACAGAGCCATATATTGTGGCCCATAATCTTCTTCTTGCTCATGTTGCTGCTGTCAGTTTATACAAGAACAAATATCAG GCGGTGCAGAAGGGATTGATTGGCATCACCTTAGACAGCATGAAGGCACTGCCTTATTCAAATACATCCTCGGATCAGATGGCTGCCCAAAGGGTCATAGATTTTATGTTTGGTTG GTTTATGGATCCAATTACAAAAGGAGATTACCCGTCAAGTATGAGAAATCTTGTTGGTCCGCGTTTGCCCAAGTTTAGTAAAGCTCAATCGCTTATGGTGAAAGGTTCATTTGACTTTGTGGGCTTAAACTATTACACAACCATGTACGCTGCTCATGTTTCAACTTCATCGATTAAACTTAATACAAGCTATTCACTGGATTCCCAAGCTAATCTTACTG CGCGGAGGAATGGTATACTCATTGGACCCTTG GCTGGATCTCCATGGCTTCACGTGTATCCACAAGGAATAAGAGACATTTTGGACTACGTCAAAGATCGATATGATAATCCGCCCATTTTCATAACAGAAAATG GTATTGACGAAGTCAACAACGAGACTTTATCATTAAAGGAAGCTCTGAACGATACATGGCGAGTAGATTACCATTCACAGCATTTGTGGTACCTTCACGAGGCAATAAG GGAAGGATCGAATGTTAGAGGATATTTTGCTTGGTCTTTGTTGGATAACTTTGAGTGGACCAGTGGTTATACAGTACGTTTTGGCCTCCATTACGTGGACTACAGAAATAACCTCAAGAGATATCCCAAAGCGTCGGCACGCTGGTTCCACAGATTCTTGAAATGA